One genomic region from Jilunia laotingensis encodes:
- a CDS encoding glycoside hydrolase family 20 protein, translating into MRKGISFLLLSLLFITPGCKESKETVNEYNIVPLPNQMIPQQGRFELNKKVKVITAGCTPEVQSIADSLINRLSATSGLALERTDKEQTGPSITFITQEGMSQEGYKLSVTPVSITVTASEPNGFFYGVQTLYQLLPAAIYGNTRDKQVNWSVPAVEIEDSPRFAYRGMMLDVCRNFSPIEYVYKFIDMLAMHKMNTFHWHLSDDQGWRIEIKKFPKLMEIGSKRKETLIDYYYTNYPQVFDGKEVGGYYTQEQIKDVVAYAASKYITVIPEIEMPGHALAAIASYPELSCTPDTTYDVSGTWGIFEQVYCPKEETFKFLEGVLDEVVELFPSSYIHIGGDECPKDAWKACGHCQKLIKELGLKDDTSPNPADGKLHTKEEKLQSYFVTRMEKYLNSKGRNIIGWDEILEGGLAPNATVMSWRGVEGGMNAAKLGHNAIMTPSPYMYVDYYQEDPEIAPITIGGYVTLKMTYNYNPVEDDADELVKEHIIGIQGNSWTEYMQSNDRRDYQIFPKAVAIAESGWTLNKNKDWKNFCQRMTGEFDRLEILDVKACRNFFDVNINTHVEDNILNVILETYYPDAQIYYTTDGSEPTEKSTLYTQPFPLQNNIDLKTAAFKDGKMLGKVRHKPLYGNLISGKTYSVIPEMGWAKGDTFGENDKLGADKTTFGLTNGKRGNNASYAPWCSFSMNDQCKEVIFSVQLDKPTEISKVVFGSLFNPAYRVLPVSSATVEVSDDGKQFNEVATTPFSRQLPETGRKAFTDSITFSPIQATYVRLTLRNGGVIRNGIDCRRDTPEEIIQADLYIDEIEVY; encoded by the coding sequence ATGAGAAAAGGAATTTCATTCCTTCTTTTGTCCCTGTTGTTCATCACCCCCGGATGTAAAGAGTCAAAAGAAACCGTGAACGAGTACAACATCGTTCCGCTACCCAACCAAATGATCCCTCAACAAGGACGTTTTGAACTGAACAAAAAGGTAAAGGTCATCACCGCAGGCTGTACTCCGGAAGTACAATCGATTGCTGATAGCCTCATCAACCGCCTGTCCGCAACATCCGGACTTGCGTTGGAACGTACGGATAAGGAGCAAACCGGCCCTTCAATCACGTTTATCACCCAAGAAGGGATGTCCCAAGAAGGGTACAAACTCTCCGTAACCCCTGTCTCTATCACGGTTACGGCTTCAGAACCTAACGGATTTTTCTACGGTGTCCAAACCCTTTATCAACTCTTGCCGGCAGCGATTTATGGAAACACGCGTGACAAGCAAGTTAACTGGTCGGTTCCCGCAGTAGAAATAGAAGATTCCCCCCGCTTTGCTTACCGGGGGATGATGTTGGACGTGTGCCGCAACTTCTCTCCGATAGAATATGTCTACAAATTCATCGATATGCTCGCCATGCACAAGATGAACACATTTCATTGGCATTTGAGCGATGATCAAGGATGGAGAATCGAAATCAAGAAGTTCCCTAAGCTAATGGAAATCGGTTCTAAAAGAAAAGAGACTTTAATAGATTATTATTATACTAATTATCCACAAGTTTTCGATGGGAAGGAAGTCGGAGGCTACTATACACAGGAACAAATCAAAGATGTCGTAGCCTATGCTGCAAGCAAATACATCACTGTCATTCCTGAAATAGAGATGCCGGGACATGCTTTGGCCGCGATTGCCTCCTACCCGGAACTTTCATGTACGCCCGATACGACCTACGATGTATCCGGTACGTGGGGGATATTCGAGCAGGTGTATTGCCCCAAAGAAGAAACTTTCAAATTCCTCGAAGGGGTACTGGATGAAGTTGTTGAGTTATTCCCGAGCAGCTATATTCATATAGGAGGTGACGAATGTCCGAAAGATGCATGGAAAGCATGTGGACATTGCCAGAAGCTCATTAAAGAATTGGGATTGAAGGATGACACATCTCCAAATCCTGCTGACGGTAAATTACATACGAAAGAAGAAAAGCTGCAAAGCTATTTCGTGACCCGGATGGAGAAATATCTGAATAGTAAAGGACGCAATATCATCGGCTGGGATGAAATACTGGAAGGTGGCTTAGCTCCCAACGCAACCGTCATGTCATGGAGAGGTGTGGAAGGCGGAATGAACGCTGCCAAATTGGGACACAATGCCATCATGACACCAAGCCCGTATATGTACGTAGATTATTACCAGGAAGATCCGGAAATTGCACCGATTACCATCGGAGGATATGTCACATTAAAAATGACCTACAATTACAATCCGGTAGAAGATGATGCGGACGAACTGGTAAAAGAGCATATCATCGGTATACAAGGCAATTCATGGACGGAATACATGCAGAGCAACGACCGACGTGACTATCAGATTTTCCCTAAAGCGGTTGCCATCGCCGAGTCGGGCTGGACACTGAACAAAAACAAAGATTGGAAAAATTTCTGCCAACGCATGACCGGTGAATTCGACCGTCTGGAGATATTGGACGTGAAAGCGTGCCGTAATTTCTTTGATGTGAACATTAACACACATGTAGAAGACAACATTCTCAACGTCATTTTAGAAACATATTATCCGGACGCTCAGATTTACTATACAACGGACGGCAGCGAACCGACAGAGAAATCGACACTTTATACGCAACCTTTCCCGTTGCAAAACAATATCGATCTGAAAACAGCAGCCTTTAAAGATGGAAAGATGTTGGGAAAAGTCCGCCATAAACCACTTTATGGAAATTTAATCAGCGGTAAAACCTACTCCGTAATACCCGAGATGGGCTGGGCGAAAGGAGATACCTTCGGAGAGAACGATAAATTAGGAGCGGATAAGACAACATTCGGCCTTACAAATGGAAAACGGGGAAACAATGCTTCATATGCTCCGTGGTGCAGCTTTAGCATGAACGATCAATGCAAAGAAGTCATATTCAGCGTGCAACTCGACAAGCCGACAGAGATCAGCAAAGTGGTCTTCGGCTCCCTTTTCAATCCGGCATATCGAGTTTTACCAGTAAGCAGTGCTACAGTAGAAGTTTCGGACGATGGAAAGCAATTCAATGAAGTAGCAACAACTCCATTTTCCCGCCAATTACCGGAAACCGGACGGAAAGCTTTTACTGATTCAATCACGTTCTCCCCTATCCAAGCCACCTATGTAAGACTTACTCTTCGCAACGGAGGAGTCATACGTAACGGAATCGATTGCCGTAGAGATACTCCGGAAGAAATCATACAAGCAGACCTTTATATCGATGAAATAGAAGTCTATTGA
- the rpsA gene encoding 30S ribosomal protein S1: MENLKNVAPVEDFNWDAYEHGESFTGASHEDLEKAYDSTLNKVNDREVVDGIVIAMNKREVVVNIGYKSDGIIPLNEFRYNPDLKIGDTVEVYIENQEDKKGQLVLSHRKARATRSWDRVNAALENEEIIKGYIKCRTKGGMIVDVFGIEAFLPGSQIDVKPIRDYDVFVGKTMEFKVVKINQEFKNVVVSHKALIEAELEQQKKEIIGKLEKGQVLEGTVKNITSYGVFIDLGGVDGLIHITDLSWGRVSDPKEVVELDQKLNVVILDFDDEKKRIALGLKQLTPHPWDALDANLQVGDHVKGKVVVMADYGAFIEIAPGVEGLIHVSEMSWSQHLRSAQDFMKVGDEVEAVVLTLDREERKMSLGIKQLKQDPWETIEEKYPVGSKHTAKVRNFTNFGVFVEIEEGVDGLIHISDLSWTKKVKHPSEFTQIGADIEVQVLEIDKENRRLSLGHKQLEENPWDVFETVFTVGSVHEGTIIEMLDKGAVVALPYGVEGFATPKHLVKEDGSQAQLDEKLEFKVIEFNKDAKRIILSHSRIFEDVAKAEERAEKKAASNAKKTAKKEESPVIQNQAASTTLGDIDALAALKEQLEGKK; the protein is encoded by the coding sequence ATGGAAAACTTAAAGAACGTTGCTCCTGTTGAAGACTTCAACTGGGATGCGTATGAACATGGTGAGTCATTCACCGGCGCCAGCCACGAAGATCTTGAAAAAGCTTACGACAGTACGCTTAACAAAGTTAACGACCGTGAGGTAGTTGACGGAATCGTAATCGCAATGAACAAACGTGAAGTTGTTGTGAACATCGGTTACAAATCAGATGGTATCATTCCTTTGAATGAGTTCCGTTACAATCCTGATCTGAAAATTGGTGATACTGTAGAAGTATACATCGAGAATCAGGAAGACAAAAAAGGACAGTTGGTTCTGTCACACAGAAAAGCACGCGCTACCCGTTCTTGGGATCGTGTGAATGCTGCTCTGGAAAACGAAGAAATTATCAAGGGTTACATCAAATGCCGCACTAAGGGTGGTATGATCGTTGACGTATTCGGCATCGAAGCATTCTTGCCGGGTTCTCAGATCGACGTTAAGCCGATCCGCGATTATGATGTATTCGTTGGAAAAACAATGGAATTCAAGGTTGTTAAGATCAACCAGGAATTCAAAAATGTGGTTGTTTCTCACAAGGCTCTTATCGAAGCTGAACTTGAACAACAGAAGAAAGAGATTATCGGTAAGCTCGAAAAAGGACAAGTTCTTGAAGGAACCGTTAAAAACATCACTTCTTATGGTGTATTCATCGATCTGGGCGGCGTAGACGGATTGATCCACATCACAGACCTTTCTTGGGGCCGCGTAAGCGATCCGAAAGAGGTTGTTGAACTCGATCAGAAACTCAACGTTGTTATCCTTGATTTCGATGACGAGAAGAAACGTATCGCTTTAGGTTTGAAACAATTGACTCCGCACCCATGGGATGCTTTGGATGCTAATCTGCAAGTGGGTGATCATGTGAAGGGTAAAGTAGTCGTTATGGCTGACTACGGTGCATTCATTGAAATCGCTCCAGGTGTTGAAGGTTTGATCCACGTTTCTGAAATGTCTTGGTCACAGCATTTGCGTTCTGCTCAGGACTTCATGAAAGTAGGTGATGAAGTAGAAGCTGTAGTATTGACTTTGGATCGTGAAGAACGTAAGATGTCTTTAGGTATCAAACAGCTGAAACAAGATCCTTGGGAAACTATCGAAGAAAAATATCCTGTAGGTTCTAAACATACTGCAAAAGTTCGTAACTTCACTAACTTCGGTGTATTCGTAGAAATCGAAGAAGGCGTTGACGGCTTGATCCACATCTCTGACTTGTCTTGGACGAAGAAAGTGAAACACCCGTCAGAATTCACTCAGATTGGTGCTGATATCGAAGTTCAGGTATTGGAAATCGATAAAGAAAACCGTCGCTTGAGCTTAGGCCACAAACAACTTGAAGAAAATCCTTGGGACGTGTTCGAAACAGTATTTACTGTAGGTTCCGTACACGAAGGAACAATCATCGAAATGTTGGATAAGGGTGCTGTAGTTGCTCTGCCTTACGGTGTTGAAGGTTTCGCTACTCCGAAACATCTTGTTAAGGAAGACGGTTCACAAGCTCAGTTGGATGAGAAACTGGAATTCAAAGTGATCGAGTTCAACAAAGACGCGAAGAGAATCATCCTGTCTCACAGCCGTATTTTCGAAGATGTTGCTAAGGCAGAAGAGAGAGCGGAAAAGAAGGCTGCTTCTAACGCAAAGAAGACCGCTAAGAAAGAAGAAAGCCCTGTAATTCAGAATCAGGCTGCTTCTACAACTTTGGGTGATATCGATGCTTTGGCTGCTTTGAAAGAACAACTGGAAGGCAAGAAATAA
- a CDS encoding head GIN domain-containing protein, whose translation MKMKRCVGVLFLCSLLLATAGNAQTKRVKASGKYETKEVKVQNFDKIKLLGSPTVVYTQSDKPQLKIYGSDNVLDLVKCEVSKGTLTISFKENTSIEFGKEGRLKIIASSPSLTNALLQGSGDILLNGKLKCSNLTLILQGSGDINAEDVVCVNDFAATLQGSGDIAVKNSIHADKVALNLMGSGDLNICNLVANSAAATLQGSGDLKVKGKNVAGNVTVGLMGAGDLDFVGIKGGIVKAELNGSGDLTIAGSAKQAILSLRNSGDLDAKNLKADDVDATVNGSGNITCWVSGVLKCNITGSGDIEYVGNPSAIHTTGKRNPHRL comes from the coding sequence ATGAAAATGAAAAGATGTGTAGGAGTGCTGTTTTTATGTTCACTTCTTTTAGCTACTGCAGGCAATGCTCAGACGAAACGTGTAAAAGCGAGTGGGAAATATGAAACGAAAGAGGTAAAAGTACAGAATTTTGATAAGATAAAACTTTTGGGAAGCCCAACGGTTGTTTATACACAGTCGGATAAGCCTCAGTTGAAAATTTATGGTTCGGACAATGTGCTGGATTTGGTGAAATGCGAGGTTTCCAAAGGTACTTTGACAATCTCCTTTAAAGAGAATACGAGCATCGAGTTCGGAAAAGAAGGACGGTTGAAGATAATCGCATCCAGTCCATCGTTGACAAATGCTCTTTTACAAGGATCGGGGGATATCCTGTTGAATGGAAAATTGAAATGCAGCAACCTGACATTGATTTTGCAGGGATCCGGGGACATTAATGCGGAGGATGTGGTTTGCGTAAATGATTTTGCGGCAACCTTGCAAGGTTCTGGAGACATAGCTGTGAAGAACAGTATTCACGCTGATAAGGTTGCTTTGAATCTGATGGGATCCGGTGATTTAAATATTTGTAATTTAGTGGCGAACTCGGCTGCGGCTACACTTCAAGGTTCCGGTGACCTGAAGGTTAAAGGAAAGAACGTGGCGGGTAATGTGACTGTCGGTCTCATGGGAGCAGGCGATCTTGATTTTGTCGGAATAAAAGGGGGAATTGTAAAAGCTGAATTAAACGGCTCCGGTGATCTCACGATTGCCGGTTCCGCCAAGCAAGCTATCTTGTCCTTGCGAAATTCCGGTGATCTGGATGCTAAGAATCTGAAGGCCGATGATGTGGATGCCACCGTGAATGGTTCAGGAAATATTACTTGCTGGGTGTCCGGTGTCTTGAAATGTAATATTACCGGAAGCGGTGATATCGAATATGTGGGAAATCCATCTGCCATTCATACAACCGGAAAAAGGAATCCCCATAGATTATAA
- a CDS encoding DUF5686 family protein, which produces MFLLIPKGKAESVLNPYTNEAIKVDSILYNVIAFAPFYEKIVNDYRADLYIKGKLNIRKKNFMFRYLPKMFRMQKGVREYLMESFSDLHFTAPNIYDQKVKAGYGTVYSGGFQATMLEYFNVNIYSSTLLDDRLLSPLAKNGKKYYRYRIDTITGDQDNLHYKIRFIPKTKSDQLVGGYMIVSSDVWSVREIRFSGRSELLTFENLIKMGEVGDENEFLPIRYEFNVRFNFMGNVVDGSYLASLNYTSIELKERNKFHKEKKKLDLTESFTLKCDTNSLHRDSAYFASLRPIELSESEKKLYEDYAYRKDTSSVRPTSKKREFWGELGDFLVSDLKVDLSKMGSVKSSPIINPLLLSYSGSNGFSWRQDFKYNRLFSGDKLLRVVPRIGYNFTRKEFYWSVNTDFDYWPQKRGAIHMNFGNGNRIYSSDVLDELKAMPDSIFDFDQIHLEYFKDLFFNFRHSIEIVNGLELSVGLSAHRRTAVEKSKFVMVDPNLPPPPDLMNRLKDTYISFAPRVRVEWTPRLYYYMNGKRKMNLYSSYPTFSVDYERGIKGIFKSSGEYERVEFDLQHRVPLGLMRNIYYRFGLGMFTNQDQLYFVDFANLARSNLPVGWNDDIGGVFQLLDGRWYNSSRKYVRAHFTYEAPFLFLRHLMKYTRYVQNERLYLNALCVPHLKPYLELGYGIGTHIFDFGVFVSSENWKYKEIGCKFTFELFNR; this is translated from the coding sequence ATGTTCCTTTTAATTCCAAAAGGAAAGGCCGAGTCTGTTCTGAATCCATATACGAATGAAGCGATCAAGGTAGATTCTATTCTTTACAATGTGATAGCTTTTGCGCCTTTTTATGAAAAGATCGTCAATGATTACAGGGCAGATCTTTATATAAAGGGGAAATTGAATATCCGAAAGAAAAACTTCATGTTTCGCTATCTTCCCAAAATGTTCCGGATGCAGAAAGGTGTACGTGAATATTTAATGGAGTCATTCAGTGACCTTCATTTTACGGCTCCGAATATTTATGATCAGAAAGTGAAGGCTGGTTACGGAACGGTGTATAGTGGAGGGTTTCAGGCAACGATGCTTGAATACTTTAATGTTAATATTTATTCGTCTACTTTGCTTGACGATCGCTTGCTATCTCCATTGGCCAAGAATGGGAAGAAGTATTACCGCTACCGGATAGATACTATTACAGGCGACCAGGATAATCTGCATTATAAAATACGTTTTATACCCAAGACAAAAAGTGATCAGTTGGTTGGGGGATATATGATTGTCAGTTCGGATGTATGGAGTGTGCGTGAGATTCGTTTTTCCGGGCGTTCCGAGTTGCTTACTTTCGAGAACCTTATAAAGATGGGGGAGGTGGGAGATGAAAATGAATTTCTCCCCATACGTTATGAGTTTAATGTTCGATTTAATTTTATGGGAAATGTAGTGGATGGCAGTTATCTCGCATCTCTCAATTACACCTCTATCGAATTGAAAGAGCGGAATAAGTTTCATAAGGAAAAGAAGAAACTCGATCTGACCGAATCATTTACGCTGAAATGTGATACAAATTCTTTGCATCGCGACAGTGCTTACTTTGCTTCGTTACGACCGATAGAGTTAAGTGAAAGTGAGAAAAAACTATATGAGGACTATGCTTATAGAAAGGACACTTCGTCTGTACGGCCTACGTCCAAAAAACGTGAATTTTGGGGAGAGCTGGGGGACTTTCTGGTTTCTGACCTGAAAGTAGATCTTTCAAAAATGGGAAGTGTGAAAAGCTCTCCGATTATTAATCCGTTGTTGTTGAGTTATAGCGGTAGTAACGGCTTTTCCTGGAGGCAGGATTTTAAATATAACCGTCTGTTTTCCGGTGATAAACTTCTTCGAGTGGTTCCCCGTATAGGATATAACTTTACCCGCAAAGAGTTTTATTGGTCGGTCAACACGGATTTTGATTATTGGCCGCAAAAACGTGGCGCTATTCACATGAATTTTGGTAATGGGAACCGTATTTACAGCAGTGACGTGTTGGATGAACTGAAGGCCATGCCGGATAGCATATTCGATTTCGACCAGATACATCTTGAATATTTTAAGGATTTATTCTTTAATTTTCGTCACAGTATAGAGATTGTCAACGGTTTGGAGTTGAGTGTCGGTCTGTCTGCACATCGGCGTACAGCTGTAGAAAAGTCTAAATTTGTTATGGTAGATCCGAACCTTCCTCCTCCTCCCGATCTGATGAACAGACTTAAAGACACCTATATAAGTTTTGCGCCCCGTGTCCGTGTGGAGTGGACTCCACGCTTGTATTATTATATGAACGGTAAGCGTAAAATGAATCTTTATTCTTCTTATCCGACCTTTTCGGTTGATTATGAAAGGGGCATAAAAGGAATTTTCAAAAGTAGCGGAGAGTATGAACGGGTTGAATTCGATCTCCAGCATCGGGTGCCTCTTGGTTTGATGCGTAATATTTATTATCGTTTTGGCTTGGGAATGTTTACAAACCAGGACCAGCTTTATTTTGTGGACTTTGCTAATCTGGCGAGGAGTAATTTGCCGGTAGGGTGGAATGACGATATCGGTGGAGTCTTCCAGCTGCTGGACGGACGCTGGTACAACTCGTCACGGAAATATGTCCGTGCCCATTTTACGTATGAAGCACCGTTTTTGTTTTTACGTCATTTGATGAAGTATACTCGTTATGTCCAGAATGAGCGTTTATATCTGAACGCCTTATGTGTGCCTCATCTCAAGCCCTATTTGGAGCTTGGCTATGGTATCGGTACACATATTTTTGATTTTGGTGTGTTTGTTAGCAGCGAAAACTGGAAGTATAAAGAGATCGGTTGTAAGTTTACTTTCGAATTATTTAATCGTTGA
- a CDS encoding glutamine synthetase III family protein, translating to MSKMRFLALQELSNRRPLEVIPPSNKLSDYYGSHVFDRKKMQEYLPKEAYKAVTDAIEKGTPINREMADLIANGMKSWAKSLNVTHYTHWFQPLTDGTAEKHDGFIEFGEDGGVIERFSGKLLIQQEPDASSFPNGGIRNTFEARGYTAWDVSSPAFVVDTTLCIPTIFISYTGEALDYKTPLLKALAAVDKAATEVCQLFDKNITRVYTNLGWEQEYFLVDSSLYNARPDLCLTGRTLMGHSSAKDQQLEDHYFGSIPPRVTAFMKELEIECHKLGIPVKTRHNEVAPNQFELAPIFENANLANDHNQLVMDLMKRIARKHHFAVLLHEKPYNGVNGSGKHNNWSLCTDTGINLFAPGKNPKGNMLFLTFLVNVLMMVYKNQDLLRASIMSAGNSHRLGANEAPPAILSIFLGTQLSATLDEIVRQVGSNKMTPEEKTTLKLGIGRIPEILLDTTDRNRTSPFAFTGNRFEFRAAGSSSNCAAAMIAINAAMANQLNEFRASVEKLMEEGIGKDEAIFRLLKETIIASEPIRFEGDGYSEEWKQEAARRGLTNICHVPEALMHYRDKQSKAVLIGEHIFNETELACRLEVELEKYTMKVQIESRVLGDLAINHIVPIAVSYQNRLLENLRGIKEIFTPEEYEIMSADRKELIKEISHRVTAIKVLVKDMTEARKIANHKENYQEKAFAYEETVRPYLETIRDHIDHLEMEIDDEIWPLPKYRELLFTK from the coding sequence ATGTCAAAAATGAGATTTTTAGCTTTACAAGAACTTTCAAACAGACGTCCTTTAGAAGTCATTCCTCCTTCCAACAAGTTATCCGACTATTACGGCAGTCATGTATTCGACCGCAAAAAGATGCAGGAATATCTTCCCAAAGAAGCTTATAAAGCTGTAACAGATGCCATTGAAAAAGGTACACCCATCAATCGGGAAATGGCAGATTTGATTGCCAACGGCATGAAAAGCTGGGCTAAATCACTCAATGTGACTCATTACACCCATTGGTTCCAACCGTTAACGGACGGTACGGCCGAAAAGCACGACGGCTTTATAGAATTCGGTGAAGACGGTGGTGTGATCGAACGTTTTTCCGGAAAATTACTGATCCAGCAAGAACCGGATGCCTCTTCATTTCCTAACGGTGGGATACGCAACACATTCGAAGCTCGCGGATACACGGCATGGGATGTATCCTCCCCTGCTTTTGTTGTAGACACCACACTCTGTATTCCGACAATCTTTATCTCATACACCGGTGAAGCTTTGGATTATAAGACTCCATTGTTGAAAGCACTTGCAGCCGTTGACAAGGCAGCAACGGAAGTGTGCCAGTTATTCGACAAGAACATTACCCGTGTCTATACTAATTTGGGCTGGGAACAAGAATATTTTCTAGTTGACTCTTCTTTATATAATGCACGTCCGGACTTATGCTTGACAGGACGCACGTTGATGGGGCACTCTTCTGCCAAAGACCAACAGTTGGAAGACCATTATTTCGGTTCCATTCCACCACGTGTTACGGCCTTTATGAAAGAACTCGAAATAGAGTGCCATAAACTGGGTATTCCGGTTAAGACTCGCCATAATGAGGTTGCGCCCAATCAATTTGAGCTAGCACCCATTTTCGAAAATGCAAACCTTGCCAACGATCACAATCAATTGGTAATGGACCTAATGAAACGCATTGCACGCAAACATCATTTTGCCGTGCTACTGCATGAGAAGCCTTATAACGGAGTGAACGGTTCGGGAAAACACAACAACTGGTCACTCTGTACCGATACAGGCATAAACCTTTTTGCACCGGGGAAAAATCCAAAGGGCAATATGCTTTTCCTAACATTCCTGGTCAACGTTTTAATGATGGTTTATAAGAATCAAGATCTGTTGCGTGCTTCCATTATGAGTGCAGGAAACAGCCACCGCCTGGGAGCCAATGAAGCCCCACCTGCCATTCTATCCATTTTCCTCGGTACGCAACTTTCCGCAACATTGGACGAAATCGTACGCCAGGTAGGAAGCAATAAAATGACACCGGAAGAAAAAACGACCTTAAAACTCGGCATCGGACGCATCCCTGAAATATTGCTCGATACGACAGATAGAAACCGTACGTCCCCCTTTGCTTTCACAGGTAACCGTTTCGAATTCCGTGCAGCCGGATCATCTTCCAACTGTGCCGCAGCAATGATCGCCATCAATGCCGCCATGGCCAATCAGCTCAATGAATTCCGTGCTTCTGTCGAAAAACTGATGGAAGAAGGGATAGGCAAAGACGAAGCCATCTTCCGTCTACTAAAAGAGACCATTATTGCCTCCGAACCGATCCGTTTCGAAGGAGACGGCTATTCCGAAGAATGGAAACAGGAAGCTGCACGGCGCGGACTAACCAATATCTGCCATGTACCCGAGGCTTTGATGCACTACAGAGACAAGCAATCAAAGGCAGTGTTGATTGGCGAACATATTTTTAATGAAACAGAACTGGCTTGCCGCTTGGAAGTGGAGCTGGAGAAATACACGATGAAAGTACAAATTGAAAGCCGTGTATTGGGAGATCTGGCGATCAATCATATTGTACCCATCGCTGTAAGTTATCAAAACCGCCTGCTCGAAAACCTGAGGGGGATAAAAGAAATATTCACGCCCGAAGAATATGAAATAATGAGCGCTGACCGTAAAGAACTTATCAAAGAGATTTCACACAGAGTTACAGCCATTAAAGTATTGGTAAAAGATATGACGGAAGCCCGTAAAATTGCTAATCACAAAGAAAATTACCAGGAGAAAGCCTTTGCTTATGAAGAGACCGTACGGCCTTACCTGGAAACAATTCGTGACCATATCGACCATCTGGAAATGGAAATTGATGATGAAATCTGGCCATTGCCTAAATATAGAGAATTACTGTTTACAAAATGA
- a CDS encoding Crp/Fnr family transcriptional regulator, protein MVKISLSDIDIAEKLPDIWAPLNNEQREFLANNFTLQNYKKNEVIYCEGEAPTHLMCLLSGKVKIYKEGVGGRSQIIRMMKPTEYFAYRAFFAKEDFVTAAAAFEPSLVGLIPMSAIMKLVTQNNDLAMFFIRQLSIDLGVADERTVNLTQKHIRGRLAESLLFLRESYGLEEDGSTLSIYLSREDLANLSNMTTSNAIRTLSNFATERLITIDGRKIKIIDEEKLKKISKIG, encoded by the coding sequence ATGGTAAAGATAAGCTTGTCAGACATAGATATTGCGGAAAAACTTCCCGATATATGGGCTCCCTTGAACAACGAGCAAAGAGAGTTTTTGGCGAATAATTTTACTCTACAGAATTATAAAAAAAATGAAGTAATCTACTGTGAAGGAGAAGCCCCAACACACTTGATGTGTCTTCTCAGTGGAAAGGTAAAGATATATAAAGAAGGAGTCGGAGGCCGCAGTCAAATCATCCGGATGATGAAACCGACGGAATATTTCGCATACCGGGCATTCTTCGCTAAAGAAGATTTTGTAACTGCCGCTGCTGCCTTCGAGCCCTCACTCGTCGGCTTAATACCAATGAGCGCTATCATGAAGCTAGTCACCCAGAACAACGATTTAGCGATGTTCTTCATTCGTCAATTATCGATCGATCTCGGAGTTGCCGATGAACGGACTGTCAATCTAACCCAAAAACACATCCGGGGCCGACTGGCCGAATCACTCTTATTCCTCAGAGAAAGTTACGGACTTGAAGAAGACGGCTCTACATTGAGTATTTATCTCTCTCGTGAAGATCTGGCAAATTTATCAAACATGACCACTTCGAATGCGATCCGTACACTATCAAATTTTGCGACCGAACGCCTTATCACCATAGACGGAAGAAAGATCAAAATCATTGATGAAGAAAAGCTGAAGAAAATCAGCAAAATCGGATAA